A DNA window from Macrobrachium rosenbergii isolate ZJJX-2024 chromosome 41, ASM4041242v1, whole genome shotgun sequence contains the following coding sequences:
- the LOC136827062 gene encoding uncharacterized protein — protein MFALDYPAFTILVLHTQLLTCFQLVCNMFALDYTAFTIFVLHLQLLTCCQLVCNMFTLDCPAFTIFALHIQLLTCCQLVCNMFALDYPAFTIFVLHLQLVTCCQLVCNMFALGYPTFTILVLHTQLLTCFQLVCNMFALDYTAFTIFVFHLQLLTCCQFVCDMFTLDCPAFTIFAPHIQLLTCCQLVCNMFTLDYPAFTIFVLHLQLVTCCQLVCNMFALGYPAFTIFVLHIQLLTCFQFVCNMFALDYTAFTIFVLHLQLLTCCQLVCDMFTLACPEFTIFVLHIQLLTCCQLVCNMFALDYPAFTIFVLHLQLVTCCQFVCNMFALDHHISF, from the coding sequence ATGTTTGCCTTAGACTACCCAGCATTTACAATACTCGTTCTTCATACAcagttgctgacttgttttcaacttgtttgcaACATGTTCGCCTTAGACTACACAGCATTTACAATATTCGTTCTTCATTTACAGTTgctgacttgttgtcaacttgtttgCAACATGTTCACCTTAGACTGCCCAGCATTTACGATATTCGCTCTTCATATACAGTTgctgacttgttgtcaacttgtttgCAACATGTTCGCCTTAGACTACCCTGCATTTACGATATTCGTTCTTCATTTACAGTTGGtgacttgttgtcaacttgtttgCAACATGTTTGCCTTAGGCTACCCAACATTTACAATACTCGTTCTTCATACAcagttgctgacttgttttcaacttgtttgcaACATGTTCGCCTTAGACTACACAGCATTTACaatattcgtttttcatttacaGTTGCTGACTTGTTGTCAATTTGTTTGCGACATGTTCACCTTGGACTGCCCAGCATTTACGATATTCGCTCCTCATATACAGTTgctgacttgttgtcaacttgtttgCAACATGTTCACCTTAGACTACCCAGCATTTACGATATTCGTTCTTCATTTACAGTTGGtgacttgttgtcaacttgtttgCAACATGTTTGCCTTAGGCTACCCAGCATTTACAATATTCGTTCTTCATATAcagttgctgacttgttttcaatttgTTTGCAACATGTTTGCCTTAGACTACACAGCATTTACAATATTCGTTCTTCATTTACAGTTgctgacttgttgtcaacttgtttgCGACATGTTCACCTTGGCCTGCCCAGAATTTACGATATTCGTTCTTCATATACAGTTgctgacttgttgtcaacttgtttgCAACATGTTCGCCTTAGACTACCCAGCATTTACGATATTTGTTCTTCATTTACAGTTGGTGACTTGTTGTCAATTTGTTTGCAACATGTTCGCCTTAGACCATCATATTAGCTTCTAG